Proteins from a single region of Shinella zoogloeoides:
- a CDS encoding autoinducer 2 ABC transporter substrate-binding protein has product MSMISKLAAGTVLAGLMAIGAAHAEDKPSIVTVVKVTGENWFIRMNEGVDAYGKDNAGVDASQIGPAKADAAQQTRIIEDLVAKNVSAIAVVPMDPSALEGVLRRASQRGIKVITHEGDSLVNTDVDIEAFDNKAFGARINEKLAECMGKSGKWSSFVGSLGSLTHNQWVDAGAENAKQYPDMELVAEKNESFNDANRAYEKAKEILRKYPDIKGFQGSSAIDVIGIGRAVEEAGLQDKTCVYGLGLPKDTGPYLETGAVDQIFFWDPKDAGYVMNKVADLVLKGEEIKDGMDLGVAGYNKMTVTKGPGKGIIIQGQAWVDADKSNYKNYPF; this is encoded by the coding sequence ATGAGCATGATTTCGAAACTCGCAGCGGGCACCGTTCTGGCAGGCCTCATGGCAATCGGCGCGGCGCATGCTGAAGACAAGCCGTCCATCGTGACGGTGGTGAAGGTGACCGGTGAAAACTGGTTCATCCGCATGAACGAGGGCGTCGATGCCTATGGCAAGGACAATGCGGGCGTCGATGCCAGCCAGATCGGCCCGGCGAAGGCCGACGCCGCACAGCAGACCCGCATTATCGAGGACCTGGTCGCCAAGAACGTTTCGGCGATCGCCGTCGTTCCGATGGATCCGTCGGCGCTTGAAGGCGTTCTGCGCCGTGCCTCCCAGCGCGGCATCAAGGTCATCACCCATGAAGGCGACAGCCTCGTGAACACCGACGTCGACATCGAGGCCTTCGACAACAAGGCTTTCGGCGCGCGCATCAATGAAAAGCTTGCCGAATGCATGGGCAAATCCGGCAAGTGGTCGAGCTTCGTCGGCTCGCTCGGCAGCCTCACGCACAACCAGTGGGTCGATGCCGGCGCGGAGAATGCCAAGCAGTACCCGGACATGGAGCTGGTTGCCGAGAAGAACGAATCCTTCAACGACGCCAATCGCGCCTATGAAAAGGCGAAGGAAATCCTGCGCAAGTATCCGGACATCAAGGGCTTCCAGGGTTCGTCCGCCATCGACGTCATCGGCATCGGCCGTGCCGTCGAGGAAGCCGGCCTGCAGGACAAGACCTGCGTCTACGGTCTCGGCCTGCCGAAGGACACCGGTCCGTATCTCGAAACCGGTGCTGTCGATCAGATCTTCTTCTGGGATCCGAAGGATGCCGGCTATGTCATGAACAAGGTCGCCGACCTGGTTCTGAAGGGCGAGGAAATCAAGGACGGCATGGATCTCGGCGTGGCCGGCTACAACAAGATGACGGTCACCAAGGGCCCCGGCAAGGGCATCATCATCCAGGGCCAGGCCTGGGTTGATGCCGATAAGTCCAACTACAAGAACTATCCGTTCTAA
- the dhaL gene encoding dihydroxyacetone kinase subunit DhaL — translation MSETAARTLARMFERMSEVIEAEKDHLSELDGAVGDGDHGITMSIGFKAVTSALAGLDLDEASLSDVMSTAASGFLDAVGASTGPLYATGFRRAARVLTGRDRLDLAACRDMLTAIAEGIRERGKAQRGDKTMLDVWLPAAEAATAAVAHNLSKQDFWKAVETAAENGAAATATMIATKGRAARLRERSLGHPDPGAASAALLIKTIASLQF, via the coding sequence ATGTCGGAAACTGCGGCACGCACTCTCGCCCGGATGTTCGAACGGATGTCCGAGGTGATCGAAGCGGAAAAGGACCATCTTTCCGAACTCGACGGCGCCGTCGGCGACGGAGACCACGGCATTACCATGTCGATCGGCTTCAAGGCAGTGACATCGGCCTTGGCCGGACTCGATCTTGACGAGGCAAGCCTTTCCGACGTGATGTCGACGGCCGCCAGCGGCTTCCTCGACGCGGTCGGCGCCTCCACCGGCCCGCTTTACGCAACGGGCTTCCGCCGTGCAGCGCGGGTGCTTACGGGCCGCGACCGGCTCGACCTTGCCGCCTGCCGCGACATGCTGACCGCAATCGCCGAAGGCATACGCGAGCGCGGCAAGGCGCAACGCGGCGACAAGACCATGCTCGACGTCTGGCTACCGGCCGCCGAGGCCGCAACAGCGGCAGTGGCCCACAATCTTTCGAAGCAGGATTTCTGGAAGGCCGTGGAGACCGCCGCCGAAAATGGCGCTGCGGCGACCGCCACAATGATCGCAACCAAGGGCCGCGCCGCCCGCCTGCGCGAACGCTCGCTCGGCCACCCCGACCCCGGCGCAGCATCCGCGGCTCTGCTGATCAAAACGATCGCAAGCCTTCAGTTCTAA
- a CDS encoding SIS domain-containing protein, with amino-acid sequence MTMTTNATRPAGLQAIDREMARQHADALASFRSNAAMAARAAASLKRTGRLILLGMGGSHAVGRAVEPLYRALGIDAVALPLSEQLGAPLSLDGRTVFITSQSGESAEVLRWFEETGGNAETFGFTLEGGSFLARTAPCLVGHGGTEQAFAATRSLTVSFALHLAILGALGEDVASAVAALENLSEPSIEAALAALSTVRSVVTSGRRLQGLAEAIALGFTELSRVPCFSLEGGQLRHGPMEMLSPEVGIVLFRSDDATADLVTAMAVSVVEAGAKLVVFDASGRPPVEGAATIVFPPSTGLAAVFSMLPTAQRLMIAFAAARVPDAGTPVRSTKITRSE; translated from the coding sequence ATGACCATGACAACGAACGCGACACGCCCGGCCGGGCTTCAGGCCATCGACCGGGAAATGGCCCGCCAGCACGCCGATGCACTGGCCTCCTTCCGCAGCAATGCGGCCATGGCGGCAAGGGCCGCCGCCAGCCTGAAGCGCACGGGGAGGCTCATCCTCCTCGGCATGGGCGGCTCGCACGCCGTCGGCCGCGCCGTCGAGCCGCTCTACCGCGCCCTCGGCATCGATGCCGTCGCCCTGCCGCTCTCCGAACAGCTCGGTGCGCCGCTCTCGCTCGATGGCCGCACCGTCTTCATCACCTCGCAATCCGGCGAAAGCGCCGAGGTCCTGCGCTGGTTCGAGGAAACCGGCGGCAATGCCGAAACCTTCGGCTTCACGCTGGAGGGCGGCTCTTTCCTTGCCCGCACCGCCCCCTGCCTCGTCGGCCACGGCGGCACCGAACAGGCCTTTGCCGCAACGCGCAGCCTGACGGTAAGCTTCGCCCTTCATCTCGCGATCCTCGGCGCGCTGGGCGAGGATGTTGCCTCCGCCGTTGCCGCGCTGGAAAACCTCAGTGAGCCGTCCATCGAGGCGGCGCTCGCCGCGCTTTCGACTGTCCGCTCTGTGGTGACGTCCGGCCGTCGCCTGCAGGGCCTCGCCGAAGCCATAGCGCTCGGCTTTACGGAGCTTTCGCGCGTGCCGTGCTTCTCGCTGGAAGGCGGGCAGCTTCGCCACGGGCCGATGGAGATGCTGTCGCCGGAGGTGGGCATCGTGCTCTTCCGCAGCGACGATGCGACGGCCGACCTCGTGACGGCCATGGCTGTCTCCGTGGTGGAAGCCGGCGCGAAACTGGTCGTCTTCGACGCCTCCGGCCGCCCGCCCGTCGAAGGCGCGGCGACCATCGTCTTCCCGCCATCGACGGGCCTTGCCGCCGTCTTCTCCATGCTGCCGACCGCGCAGCGCCTGATGATCGCCTTCGCCGCCGCCCGCGTCCCTGATGCCGGAACGCCGGTGCGTTCGACCAAGATTACCCGGAGCGAATGA
- a CDS encoding carbohydrate ABC transporter permease: protein MERRSLLASILIHAAALLLAAVILAPILWLFVMSISPAADLVARPLRWWPSTVDFSRYAMLLSTVPNSAGATFVASLVNSILVAGMATLAAIALAIPAGWAVSRTPSVGWSLSLVIATYMLPPVALAVPLYMLLAALGLLNSVFGLALVYLSILAPFTTWLMKSGFDGIPREIEQAAMIDGASLFATLRIVTLPLAMPIVATSALFAFLLGWDEFFYALLFTSDQRARTLTVAIADLAGGRVSDYGLIATAGVLAALPPVLVGLLMQRALISGLTSGGVKG, encoded by the coding sequence ATGGAACGCCGCAGCCTCCTTGCCTCGATCCTCATACACGCCGCCGCGCTCCTGCTCGCCGCCGTCATCCTCGCGCCGATCCTCTGGCTCTTCGTGATGAGCATCTCGCCGGCCGCCGACCTCGTGGCGCGGCCGCTGCGCTGGTGGCCGAGCACGGTGGATTTCTCCCGCTATGCGATGCTGCTCTCGACGGTGCCCAACAGCGCCGGGGCCACCTTCGTCGCCTCGCTGGTCAACAGCATCCTTGTGGCCGGCATGGCGACGCTCGCGGCCATCGCGCTTGCCATTCCCGCCGGCTGGGCGGTGTCGCGCACGCCCTCGGTCGGCTGGTCGCTGTCGCTGGTCATCGCCACCTACATGCTGCCGCCGGTCGCGCTCGCCGTGCCGCTCTATATGCTGCTCGCCGCGCTCGGCCTGCTCAATTCCGTCTTCGGCCTCGCGCTCGTCTATCTGAGCATCCTCGCGCCCTTCACGACATGGCTGATGAAGTCCGGCTTCGACGGCATCCCGCGCGAGATCGAGCAGGCCGCGATGATCGACGGGGCAAGCCTTTTCGCGACGCTGCGCATCGTCACCCTGCCGCTCGCCATGCCCATCGTCGCGACCTCGGCGCTCTTCGCCTTCCTGCTCGGCTGGGACGAATTCTTCTATGCGCTGCTCTTCACCTCCGACCAGCGCGCGCGCACGCTCACCGTCGCCATCGCCGATCTCGCGGGCGGACGCGTCTCCGACTACGGGCTGATCGCCACGGCCGGCGTGCTTGCCGCGCTGCCGCCGGTGCTGGTCGGCCTTCTCATGCAACGGGCCCTGATCTCGGGCCTCACCAGCGGCGGTGTGAAAGGATGA
- the dhaL gene encoding dihydroxyacetone kinase subunit DhaL, with amino-acid sequence MQTFDNASSGAIVLSMAERIVENRAYLSEIDGKIGDGDHGVNMAKGFAMAAERLKGKNASLAQSLDTLGTVLMTEIGGSMGPLYGVMFTEFAETIEGVEKIDAPAYSRMLHAGLAGIQSIGSAKVGDKTLLDTLVPAVEAFDTATATEKPFGDALEALTAAAETGRDSTINLVAKIGRASRLGERSLGVLDAGATSCAIILKELSDGARARLA; translated from the coding sequence ATGCAGACTTTCGACAATGCTTCCTCTGGCGCCATCGTGCTGTCGATGGCCGAGCGGATCGTCGAGAACCGCGCCTATCTCAGCGAAATCGACGGCAAGATCGGCGACGGCGACCATGGTGTGAACATGGCGAAGGGTTTCGCCATGGCCGCCGAGCGCCTGAAAGGCAAGAACGCCTCGCTCGCCCAGTCCCTCGACACGCTCGGCACCGTGCTGATGACGGAGATCGGCGGCTCGATGGGGCCGCTCTACGGCGTCATGTTCACGGAATTCGCCGAAACCATCGAAGGCGTCGAGAAGATCGACGCGCCAGCCTACAGCAGGATGCTGCATGCCGGCCTGGCGGGCATCCAATCGATCGGTTCGGCCAAGGTGGGCGACAAGACGCTGCTCGACACGCTCGTTCCCGCTGTGGAGGCCTTCGACACGGCCACGGCGACGGAAAAGCCCTTCGGCGATGCACTGGAAGCCCTCACCGCAGCGGCGGAAACCGGCCGCGACTCGACCATAAATCTCGTGGCGAAAATCGGCCGTGCCAGCCGCCTTGGCGAACGCTCGCTCGGCGTGCTCGATGCGGGGGCCACCTCCTGCGCCATCATCCTCAAGGAATTGTCCGACGGCGCGCGCGCCCGACTTGCCTGA
- a CDS encoding bifunctional sugar-binding transcriptional regulator/dihydroxyacetone kinase subunit DhaK produces the protein MASKTSAPRKGGPGRGNGPEGIDMIPLRYGDDPYVWACWLYYEDGMTQGEIAEAMGVSRATVNSYLADAREKGIVNVSIEPARLASLTIAQELKRHFGLADCLVVPNSDDSRPLIGRLGAAGAQALSRIIKSGDTLAVAWGRTILSVGEHLEMGALQDVTVVQATGGTTASFAYTPELTAAAVARAISARCVNITAPAIVASAQMHDMLLAEPLIREQFDTLARANRIVFGISSLRPNSTIHTSGFFESVPLQHYLAKGAAGVLAGRFIDERGRPVAGPLDDRTIGISLEMLRGIGTRVAVAGGFDKVPALLAALRGGYANILVTDAATGAGILRADGVTSLDGKPSQRQRSMPVAKSYRTHVKKFLNNPNDVVEEMLDGLIAAHRPYLQPIGASRRALVARDGPRPGKVGLVIGGGTGHEPCFVGYVGKGLADAVALGNIFSSPPPDPIVKCALAASGGAGVLFVYGNYAGDVMNFEMAAELAEEQGIPIRTVLTTDDIASSPVEDKEGRRGVAGNFFVFKVAGAACDMGMTLDECEAVTRKANDRTYTVGVALESCSMPQTRRHNFEIGPDDMEFGMGIHGEPGVLRERVRTADEIVDTVMDNIFKEMKAEPGDRVAVLVNSFGATPLMELYILYRRVEQRLAAKNIAIEASWVGHYCTSLDMVGASISILHLERQLTELLHHPCRTAILTIGASDVNGAAKG, from the coding sequence ATGGCATCGAAGACTTCCGCACCGCGCAAGGGCGGCCCTGGCCGGGGCAACGGGCCGGAAGGTATCGACATGATCCCGCTGCGCTACGGCGACGATCCCTATGTCTGGGCCTGCTGGCTCTATTATGAAGACGGCATGACGCAGGGCGAGATCGCCGAGGCGATGGGCGTCTCTCGCGCCACCGTCAACAGCTATCTCGCCGACGCCCGCGAGAAGGGCATCGTCAACGTCTCGATCGAACCCGCCCGCCTCGCCTCGCTCACCATCGCGCAGGAACTCAAGCGCCATTTCGGCCTCGCCGACTGTCTCGTCGTGCCGAACAGCGACGATTCCCGCCCGCTGATCGGTCGCCTGGGGGCCGCCGGCGCACAGGCGCTGTCCAGGATCATCAAGTCCGGCGACACGCTCGCCGTGGCCTGGGGGCGCACGATCCTCTCCGTCGGCGAGCACCTCGAAATGGGCGCGTTACAGGACGTCACCGTCGTGCAGGCAACCGGCGGCACCACCGCGAGCTTCGCCTATACGCCGGAGTTGACAGCCGCCGCCGTCGCCCGGGCGATTTCCGCGCGCTGCGTCAACATCACCGCACCCGCCATCGTCGCCTCCGCCCAGATGCACGACATGCTGCTGGCCGAACCGTTGATCCGCGAACAGTTCGACACGCTCGCCCGCGCCAACCGCATCGTCTTCGGCATCTCGTCGCTGCGCCCCAATTCGACGATCCATACCAGCGGCTTCTTCGAATCCGTGCCGCTGCAGCACTATCTCGCCAAGGGCGCCGCCGGCGTCCTCGCCGGCCGCTTCATCGATGAGCGGGGCCGTCCCGTCGCCGGCCCCCTCGACGACCGCACCATCGGCATCTCGCTCGAAATGCTGCGCGGCATCGGCACGCGCGTCGCCGTGGCCGGCGGCTTCGACAAGGTCCCGGCCCTGCTTGCGGCGCTGCGCGGCGGCTATGCCAATATCCTGGTGACGGATGCGGCGACGGGCGCCGGTATTCTGCGCGCCGATGGCGTCACCAGCCTCGACGGCAAGCCCTCACAGCGCCAGAGAAGTATGCCGGTCGCCAAGAGCTACCGCACCCATGTCAAAAAGTTCCTCAACAACCCCAACGACGTGGTCGAGGAGATGCTGGACGGCCTGATCGCCGCGCACAGGCCCTATCTCCAGCCGATCGGCGCTTCGCGCCGCGCGCTCGTCGCACGCGACGGCCCACGCCCCGGCAAGGTCGGCCTCGTCATCGGCGGCGGCACGGGGCACGAACCCTGCTTCGTCGGCTATGTCGGCAAGGGGCTTGCGGATGCAGTAGCGCTTGGCAACATCTTCTCCTCTCCGCCACCGGACCCGATTGTCAAATGCGCCTTGGCCGCGTCGGGAGGCGCAGGCGTGCTCTTTGTCTACGGCAACTATGCCGGCGACGTGATGAATTTCGAAATGGCCGCCGAGCTGGCCGAGGAACAGGGCATCCCGATCCGCACCGTGCTGACGACGGACGACATCGCCTCCTCACCCGTCGAGGACAAGGAGGGGCGTCGCGGCGTTGCCGGCAATTTCTTCGTCTTCAAGGTGGCAGGCGCGGCCTGCGACATGGGCATGACGCTCGATGAGTGCGAGGCCGTTACGCGCAAGGCGAACGACCGCACCTATACCGTCGGCGTCGCGCTCGAATCCTGCTCCATGCCTCAAACGCGGCGGCATAACTTCGAGATCGGTCCCGACGACATGGAATTCGGCATGGGGATCCATGGCGAGCCCGGCGTGCTACGCGAGCGCGTACGCACCGCCGACGAGATCGTCGACACGGTCATGGACAACATCTTCAAGGAGATGAAGGCCGAGCCCGGCGACAGGGTGGCGGTCTTGGTCAACTCCTTCGGCGCAACGCCGCTGATGGAGCTCTACATCCTCTATCGAAGAGTGGAGCAGCGGCTTGCTGCCAAGAATATCGCAATCGAGGCGAGCTGGGTGGGGCACTACTGCACATCGCTCGATATGGTGGGCGCTTCCATTTCGATTCTGCATCTCGAGCGCCAGTTGACCGAACTGCTGCACCATCCGTGCCGGACGGCAATCCTGACCATCGGTGCGTCTGACGTGAACGGAGCGGCAAAAGGCTGA
- a CDS encoding ABC transporter ATP-binding protein, whose translation MSTLTIEAIRKNYGAVETLKGIDIALESGEFLVLLGASGCGKSTLLNIIAGLGEPTSGDIRIDGRSIVGVHPKDRDIAMVFQSYALYPNLTVHRNIGFGLEMRKVDKAERDRAVRETAKLLQIENLLERKPGQLSGGQRQRVAIGRALVRNPKIFLFDEPLSNLDAKLRMEMRTELKRLHQMTRTTVVYVTHDQIEAMTLATRIAVMRGGRIEQLDTPENIYNRPATLYVATFVGAPPMNLLAARVEAGKAVIEGTGIALAVPGLETMAEGLKLVLGIRPEALGPSGDGVPLDARCEVAELTGPELVVTASVGGQRLVAALPAAAGIKAGEEISLRVQPSAIHVFDAETEQRLN comes from the coding sequence ATGAGCACGCTGACCATCGAAGCCATCCGCAAGAACTACGGCGCCGTCGAGACCCTGAAGGGCATCGACATCGCGCTGGAAAGCGGCGAATTCCTCGTGCTGCTCGGCGCGTCGGGCTGCGGCAAGTCCACCCTGCTCAACATCATCGCCGGCCTCGGCGAGCCGACGAGCGGCGATATCCGCATCGACGGGCGCTCCATCGTCGGCGTGCATCCCAAGGACCGGGATATCGCCATGGTCTTCCAGTCCTACGCGCTCTATCCCAACCTCACGGTCCACCGGAACATCGGTTTCGGCCTCGAAATGCGCAAGGTCGACAAGGCCGAGCGCGACCGCGCCGTGCGCGAGACGGCGAAGCTCCTGCAGATCGAGAACCTGTTAGAGCGCAAGCCCGGCCAGCTTTCCGGCGGCCAGCGCCAGCGCGTCGCCATCGGCCGGGCGCTGGTGCGCAATCCGAAAATCTTCCTCTTCGACGAGCCGCTGTCCAACCTCGACGCCAAGCTGCGCATGGAAATGCGCACCGAGTTGAAGCGCCTGCACCAGATGACGAGGACGACCGTCGTCTATGTCACGCACGACCAGATCGAGGCGATGACGCTCGCCACCCGCATCGCCGTCATGCGCGGCGGCCGCATCGAGCAGCTCGACACGCCGGAAAACATCTACAATCGGCCGGCGACGCTCTATGTCGCGACCTTCGTCGGCGCGCCGCCGATGAACCTTCTGGCGGCGCGCGTGGAGGCCGGCAAGGCCGTCATCGAGGGAACCGGCATCGCGCTCGCCGTGCCGGGACTGGAAACCATGGCCGAGGGGCTGAAGCTCGTCCTCGGTATCCGCCCCGAAGCGCTCGGCCCGTCGGGCGATGGTGTGCCTCTCGACGCGCGCTGCGAGGTGGCGGAACTGACGGGGCCGGAACTGGTCGTCACGGCGTCGGTCGGCGGCCAGCGCCTCGTCGCGGCCCTGCCGGCGGCGGCCGGCATCAAGGCGGGCGAGGAGATTTCCCTTCGCGTCCAGCCCTCCGCCATCCATGTCTTCGATGCGGAAACGGAGCAGCGCCTGAACTGA
- a CDS encoding ABC transporter permease: MVNLRLDRQTLFLAAINGLALIAGAILAGRGFLDSYNLQSMAAQVPELGLLALGVMLAMISGNGGIDLSGIALANLAGIVAFGVAKTLVPVADDPLLFSWTFAGLALVIGLAGGFLNGLIIAYARLTPLIATLGTQLLFTGLAIYLTNGSAVGMGYIEPLDDFGNLPVFGVPLCFALFLVVAAALAFSLAYTRFGVQLMLLGSNAKAARYGGINERRMLLATYTICGVLASVAGIIIAARTSSVKWDYGSSYVLIAILIAVLGGVRPEGGHGKVICVLLASTALQILSSLFNFMNISNFFRDLAWGLLLLMLLASARINLGIWLKPGR; encoded by the coding sequence ATGGTGAATTTGCGACTGGATCGGCAGACACTTTTTCTGGCAGCCATCAATGGTCTTGCCCTGATTGCGGGTGCCATCCTGGCCGGGCGCGGCTTCCTCGACAGCTATAATCTGCAGTCGATGGCGGCGCAGGTTCCCGAACTTGGCCTTCTTGCGCTTGGTGTAATGCTGGCAATGATCTCCGGAAACGGTGGTATCGATCTCTCCGGCATCGCGCTTGCCAATCTTGCCGGGATCGTGGCGTTCGGTGTCGCCAAGACGCTTGTGCCGGTGGCCGACGACCCGCTGCTCTTTTCCTGGACTTTCGCCGGGCTTGCGCTTGTGATCGGGCTTGCCGGTGGTTTTCTCAATGGCTTGATAATCGCGTATGCGCGCCTGACCCCGCTTATCGCCACGCTGGGTACGCAGCTTCTGTTCACGGGGCTTGCAATCTATCTCACCAACGGCTCGGCCGTCGGCATGGGCTATATCGAGCCGCTCGATGACTTCGGCAATTTGCCAGTCTTTGGTGTCCCGCTTTGTTTCGCGCTGTTTCTGGTCGTTGCTGCGGCCCTTGCCTTCAGCCTCGCCTATACTCGTTTCGGCGTGCAGCTCATGCTGCTCGGCAGCAATGCGAAAGCGGCGCGCTATGGCGGCATCAATGAGCGGCGCATGCTGCTCGCCACCTACACGATCTGCGGCGTGCTGGCTTCGGTCGCCGGCATCATTATCGCTGCGCGCACGTCGTCGGTGAAATGGGACTACGGCAGCTCCTATGTATTGATCGCCATCCTGATCGCTGTTCTCGGCGGCGTGAGGCCCGAAGGCGGTCACGGCAAGGTCATTTGCGTGCTGCTGGCGTCGACCGCCCTGCAAATTCTCTCCAGCCTGTTCAACTTCATGAACATCTCGAACTTTTTCCGGGATCTGGCCTGGGGGTTGCTGCTGCTCATGCTTCTCGCATCGGCACGCATCAATCTCGGCATCTGGCTCAAGCCGGGACGCTAG
- a CDS encoding PfkB family carbohydrate kinase produces the protein MRPLAVIGNVNVDLIMGPAAPWPQPGTEIIVDHDELRVGGSAGNAALAWMALGTPFEIAASIGSDRFGAWLAESFGERARRWPVHGDSTTLSVGITHPDGERTFFTTRGHLPLFSLEDVFAVLDGPRLQGGIALLCGSFLTDGLVAEYDGFFDWAERHGIAVALDTGWPLHGWTEENRAAAKGWLSRCRIALFNEVETTNLAGVPDPEEAGRLLRQDMPKEAIVVVKCGPKGAIAIDADGAFCRAEAPSVAVVDTIGAGDVFNAAFLAAYAEGRGLAASLAAGTAVASLAISTHPRRYAPIPQEIPA, from the coding sequence GTGAGACCGCTTGCCGTCATCGGAAACGTCAATGTCGACCTGATCATGGGCCCGGCCGCGCCCTGGCCGCAGCCCGGCACCGAGATCATCGTCGACCATGACGAATTGCGCGTCGGCGGTTCCGCCGGCAATGCGGCGCTCGCCTGGATGGCGCTCGGCACGCCCTTCGAGATCGCCGCCAGCATCGGCAGCGACCGTTTTGGCGCGTGGCTTGCCGAAAGTTTTGGCGAGCGCGCCCGGCGCTGGCCGGTGCATGGCGACAGCACGACCCTTTCCGTCGGCATCACCCATCCCGATGGCGAGCGCACCTTCTTCACCACGCGCGGCCACCTGCCGCTCTTCAGTCTGGAGGACGTCTTCGCCGTGCTTGACGGCCCGCGCCTTCAGGGCGGCATCGCGCTCCTCTGCGGCTCCTTCCTCACCGATGGGCTGGTGGCGGAATATGACGGCTTCTTCGACTGGGCGGAACGGCACGGCATTGCCGTCGCACTCGACACCGGCTGGCCGCTGCACGGCTGGACGGAGGAGAACCGGGCGGCGGCGAAGGGCTGGCTGTCGCGCTGCCGTATAGCCCTGTTCAACGAGGTCGAAACAACGAACCTTGCCGGCGTCCCGGACCCTGAAGAGGCCGGCCGCCTCCTGCGGCAGGACATGCCCAAAGAGGCCATCGTCGTCGTGAAATGCGGGCCGAAGGGCGCGATCGCCATCGATGCGGACGGCGCATTTTGCCGGGCCGAGGCTCCATCCGTCGCGGTCGTCGACACCATCGGCGCGGGCGACGTCTTCAACGCCGCCTTCCTCGCCGCCTATGCCGAGGGCAGGGGGCTTGCGGCCAGCCTTGCCGCCGGCACGGCCGTCGCTTCCCTCGCCATCTCCACCCATCCGAGACGCTACGCCCCCATCCCGCAGGAAATCCCGGCATGA
- a CDS encoding dihydroxyacetone kinase subunit DhaK has translation MQRFINDPDLVVEDTVKGFVKAHADIVRLAENPRVVVAKDAPFAGKVGVVTGGGSGHEPAFIGYTGKNMLDAVAIGELFSSPTAKSFHDAIREANGGKGVVVLYGNYAGDNMNVKMATKLAAKDGIEVATVVANDDVCSAPPQEREKRRGVAGEIFMWKMGGAKAATGASLEEVRATAQKAIDNCRSIGVGLGPCTLPAVGHPNFQIEPGTMEVGIGHHGEPGVRVEKLKTAEEVARDMVKIVLDDHNLPEGAEVAVLVSGLGATPLNELYILNDTIESEISARGLKIRKTWIGNYFTSLEMVGATLTVMALDDELKTLLEVETRCTIIL, from the coding sequence ATGCAGCGTTTCATCAACGATCCTGATCTGGTGGTGGAGGATACCGTCAAAGGCTTCGTCAAGGCGCATGCCGACATTGTACGCCTTGCGGAAAACCCGCGCGTCGTCGTCGCCAAGGATGCCCCCTTTGCCGGCAAGGTCGGCGTGGTGACTGGCGGCGGCTCCGGCCATGAACCGGCCTTCATCGGCTACACCGGCAAGAACATGCTGGATGCCGTCGCCATCGGCGAACTCTTCTCCTCTCCGACCGCGAAAAGCTTCCACGACGCCATCCGCGAGGCCAATGGCGGCAAGGGCGTCGTCGTGCTCTATGGCAACTATGCCGGCGACAACATGAACGTGAAGATGGCCACGAAGCTCGCTGCCAAGGACGGGATCGAGGTCGCGACCGTGGTCGCCAATGACGACGTCTGCTCCGCCCCGCCGCAGGAGCGCGAAAAGCGCCGCGGCGTCGCCGGCGAGATCTTCATGTGGAAGATGGGCGGCGCCAAGGCGGCAACCGGCGCAAGCCTCGAAGAAGTCCGCGCCACCGCGCAGAAGGCGATAGACAATTGCCGTTCGATCGGCGTCGGCCTCGGTCCCTGCACGCTGCCGGCCGTCGGCCATCCGAATTTCCAGATCGAGCCGGGAACGATGGAGGTCGGCATCGGCCATCACGGCGAGCCAGGCGTGCGCGTCGAAAAGCTGAAGACGGCCGAAGAGGTCGCCAGGGACATGGTGAAGATCGTGCTCGACGATCACAACCTGCCCGAGGGCGCCGAGGTCGCCGTGCTCGTCTCGGGCCTGGGCGCGACGCCGCTCAACGAACTCTACATCCTCAACGACACGATCGAGAGCGAGATTTCGGCCCGTGGCCTGAAAATCCGCAAGACCTGGATCGGCAACTATTTCACTTCGCTGGAAATGGTCGGCGCCACGTTGACTGTCATGGCGCTCGACGACGAACTGAAGACGCTGCTCGAGGTCGAGACGCGTTGCACGATCATTCTGTAA